The following proteins are co-located in the Nitrospinota bacterium genome:
- the sufD gene encoding Fe-S cluster assembly protein SufD produces MSDALVESSAESAFLDLHKKLIEKESPALAELQQVALNRFELLGFPHSRHEMYTYLNTKELADTAFGLAEDFGRVSEDFIASHIYPGCEHQCLVFIDGIFNSDLSKFDGLNATLIPLSEAMQDLQLKKYLLETAENENDVFASLSSAFSREGLVIKVGDNTQVSGPVQVLFISTGGSPVMHTPRLVWQLGKLSEVKVIEKFVGTEKGYFSNSVQDWLLEEGAGVCFTQVQADVTDSWHFSKTRVQLDRNSRFYSSNASSGTRLTRHHFEARLKDEGAELRLNGVSVLDDKEQVHNFIRIHHEAPQCISHQHFKNIVNGHARSSFDGTVIVNQGAQLTSSDQLINNLMLSNDCHADNKPNLMIFADDVKCTHGATIGQIDEEQWFYLQTRGLSAKAAKELLTRSFAKSIIDTIEFPEVVSDLNSTLLKKLEVRNV; encoded by the coding sequence ATGTCAGATGCACTCGTAGAGTCCAGCGCTGAGTCAGCGTTTCTGGATTTACATAAAAAACTTATTGAAAAAGAAAGCCCTGCTTTGGCTGAGCTCCAGCAAGTTGCTTTGAATCGCTTTGAGTTGTTGGGTTTCCCTCACTCCAGGCACGAGATGTACACCTACCTGAATACCAAAGAACTGGCTGATACAGCGTTTGGTCTTGCTGAAGACTTTGGCAGAGTTTCTGAAGATTTTATTGCTAGTCATATTTATCCTGGTTGTGAGCATCAATGCCTTGTATTTATCGATGGAATTTTCAATAGTGACTTGTCTAAGTTTGATGGATTGAACGCCACTCTCATTCCATTATCGGAAGCCATGCAAGATCTGCAGTTAAAAAAATATTTGCTGGAAACCGCAGAAAATGAAAATGATGTATTTGCTTCTCTCAGTTCTGCGTTTTCTCGTGAGGGCTTGGTGATCAAGGTTGGCGATAACACTCAAGTTTCAGGACCGGTTCAGGTTCTTTTTATTTCAACCGGCGGAAGCCCGGTTATGCATACTCCCAGGCTGGTTTGGCAGTTGGGTAAGCTCTCAGAAGTAAAGGTTATAGAAAAATTTGTGGGTACTGAAAAAGGTTATTTTTCCAACTCTGTTCAGGACTGGTTGTTGGAAGAAGGCGCGGGAGTTTGCTTCACGCAGGTTCAGGCGGATGTTACTGATTCCTGGCATTTTTCCAAAACACGTGTCCAATTGGATCGGAACTCACGGTTTTATTCTTCAAATGCTTCTTCAGGAACCCGGCTGACAAGGCATCATTTTGAGGCGCGCCTGAAAGATGAAGGGGCTGAGTTGAGGTTAAATGGAGTCAGTGTGCTTGATGACAAGGAGCAAGTCCATAACTTTATCAGGATCCATCATGAAGCACCACAATGTATCAGTCATCAGCATTTTAAAAACATTGTCAACGGTCATGCCCGATCCAGCTTCGATGGAACCGTGATTGTGAACCAGGGTGCTCAGTTGACCAGCTCTGACCAGTTGATCAACAATCTTATGCTTTCCAATGATTGCCATGCGGACAATAAACCAAACCTGATGATTTTTGCTGATGATGTAAAATGTACTCATGGAGCGACCATAGGACAGATTGACGAGGAACAGTGGTTCTACCTGCAAACGCGAGGTCTTTCTGCGAAAGCTGCTAAAGAACTTCTAACTCGAAGCTTTGCTAAAAGTATTATTGATACTATTGAGTTTCCTGAAGTGGTGAGTGACTTGAATAGTACTCTTCTTAAGAAACTGGAGGTCCGTAATGTCTGA
- the sufC gene encoding Fe-S cluster assembly ATPase SufC, with the protein MLEIKDLHAGFDGNEIIKGISLSIKKGEIHAVMGPNGSGKSTMAKILSGHPSYETMSGEILFEEENLLDMDAEERSLAGIFMGFQYPVEVPGVNNAEFLRMAHNARRIKAGEDEIDPLDFDDLLSEKMKLLGMEKKYKERNLNDGFSGGEKKKNEILQMAILEPKLSILDETDSGLDIDALRVVSEGVNKLRNENNSLILITHYQRLLDYIKPDYVHVLSKGKIVKSGDKNLALELESQGYDWVTTAN; encoded by the coding sequence ATGCTTGAAATTAAAGATTTGCATGCGGGGTTTGATGGGAATGAGATTATAAAAGGCATTTCCCTTTCGATTAAGAAAGGAGAGATCCACGCTGTGATGGGACCCAATGGTTCAGGAAAAAGTACTATGGCTAAAATCCTGTCTGGTCACCCATCCTATGAAACCATGAGCGGAGAGATTCTTTTCGAGGAAGAAAACCTTCTGGATATGGATGCGGAAGAAAGGTCCCTGGCTGGCATTTTTATGGGTTTTCAATATCCGGTGGAAGTGCCAGGTGTGAATAATGCTGAGTTCCTGCGTATGGCTCATAATGCCCGAAGAATTAAGGCTGGTGAAGACGAAATTGATCCTCTTGACTTTGACGATCTGCTGTCTGAAAAAATGAAATTACTTGGTATGGAAAAAAAGTATAAGGAGAGAAACCTCAACGACGGGTTTTCAGGAGGAGAGAAAAAGAAAAATGAGATATTGCAAATGGCAATTCTCGAACCCAAACTTTCCATTCTGGATGAGACAGACTCAGGGCTTGATATTGATGCCCTCCGGGTTGTGTCGGAAGGCGTTAATAAACTGAGAAACGAGAATAATTCGCTCATCCTCATCACTCATTACCAGCGCTTGCTGGACTATATTAAACCCGATTATGTTCATGTTCTCAGCAAAGGAAAAATTGTCAAGTCTGGGGATAAAAACCTGGCGCTCGAACTTGAATCCCAGGGCTATGACTGGGTAACGACTGCGAATTAA
- the sufB gene encoding Fe-S cluster assembly protein SufB, with product MSEEQNSVSDILEDNAYKYGFTTDVESETFAKGLNEDVVRAISKKKKEPQFMLDFRLKAFEKWKTMKEPEWPNVHYPPIDFQDISYYSAPKKKKQLESLDEVDPEVLRTFEKLGIPLDEQKKLANVAVDAVFDSVSVATTHKKKLMEVGIIFCSISEALQEYPELVEEYLGTVVPVGDNYYAALNSAVFTDGSFVYIPPDTISPMEISTYFRINTEETGQFERTLIICAENSYVSYLEGCTAPQFDTNQLHAAVVELVTLENAEIKYSTVQNWYAGDKETGQGGIYNFVTKRGKCQGDNSKISWTQVETGSAITWKYPSCLLMGDNTTGEFYSVALTNGHMQADTGTKMIHVGKNTRSSIISKGISADYSSNSYRGQVKVGKNATNARNYSQCDSMLVGDKSSAHTFPYIETANSSVQVEHEAATSKISEDQLFYFESRGISRENAIEAVINGFCKEVFKQLPMEFAVEAQKLLTLKLEDSVG from the coding sequence ATGAGTGAAGAGCAAAACTCCGTTTCAGATATTTTAGAAGACAATGCCTATAAATACGGGTTCACCACAGATGTTGAATCGGAAACCTTTGCAAAAGGGTTGAACGAGGATGTTGTTCGTGCCATCTCTAAAAAGAAGAAAGAGCCACAGTTTATGCTCGACTTCAGGTTGAAGGCATTTGAAAAGTGGAAAACCATGAAAGAGCCAGAGTGGCCGAATGTGCATTATCCACCCATCGATTTCCAGGATATTTCCTATTACTCTGCTCCAAAGAAAAAGAAGCAGCTGGAAAGTCTCGATGAAGTGGACCCGGAAGTCCTGCGTACTTTCGAAAAACTGGGTATTCCTCTGGATGAGCAAAAGAAGCTGGCAAATGTAGCGGTGGATGCAGTGTTCGACAGTGTCAGTGTGGCCACCACCCATAAGAAAAAACTCATGGAAGTGGGTATCATCTTCTGTTCAATCTCTGAAGCCTTGCAGGAATATCCTGAGCTGGTAGAAGAGTATCTCGGTACCGTGGTTCCTGTAGGTGATAATTATTATGCCGCACTGAACAGCGCGGTGTTTACGGATGGTTCATTTGTCTACATTCCACCGGACACGATCAGCCCTATGGAGATATCCACCTATTTCCGTATCAATACTGAAGAGACTGGGCAGTTTGAGAGAACTTTGATCATTTGCGCGGAAAACAGCTATGTGTCCTATCTGGAAGGATGTACGGCACCACAGTTTGACACCAACCAGCTGCATGCGGCAGTGGTTGAACTGGTAACCCTTGAAAACGCAGAGATCAAATACAGCACCGTGCAAAACTGGTATGCCGGAGATAAGGAAACCGGTCAGGGAGGCATATATAACTTTGTTACCAAGCGGGGCAAATGTCAGGGTGATAATTCCAAAATTTCTTGGACCCAGGTTGAGACTGGTTCGGCAATCACCTGGAAATACCCAAGTTGTCTTCTTATGGGGGATAACACCACTGGAGAATTTTACTCGGTTGCATTGACCAACGGGCATATGCAGGCTGATACCGGTACAAAGATGATCCATGTTGGTAAGAACACACGTTCGAGTATTATTTCAAAAGGTATATCTGCTGATTATTCCAGTAACAGTTATCGAGGTCAGGTGAAGGTGGGCAAAAACGCCACCAATGCAAGAAACTACAGCCAGTGCGACAGTATGCTGGTTGGTGATAAAAGCAGTGCTCACACTTTCCCTTATATTGAAACCGCCAATAGTTCGGTTCAGGTCGAGCATGAAGCCGCCACTTCAAAGATAAGCGAAGACCAGCTCTTCTATTTTGAATCGAGAGGAATTTCCCGGGAAAATGCGATCGAAGCGGTTATTAATGGGTTCTGTAAAGAAGTTTTCAAACAATTGCCAATGGAGTTTGCTGTTGAAGCTCAAAAACTGCTGACGCTCAAACTTGAAGACAGTGTAGGTTGA